A single region of the Vibrio cyclitrophicus genome encodes:
- the asnS gene encoding asparagine--tRNA ligase yields the protein MTYAPVTDVLGGKLAVDSEVTVRGWIRSRRDSKAGISFLAIYDGSCFDPIQAVVPNNLNNYEDEVLKLTTGCSVEVTGKIVESPAKGQDFELAATDVKVVGWVEDADTYPMAKTRHSIEYLREVAHLRPRTNVIGAVARVRNCLSQAIHRFYHEQGFFWTSAPLITASDAEGAGEMFRVSTLDMENLPRTDEGKVDFNEDFFGKETFLTVSGQLNAEAYACALSKVYTFGPTFRAENSNTSRHLAEFWMVEPEVAFADLDDVAKLAEDMLKYVFAAVLEERRDDLEFFASRIDKQAITRLEQFVDADFAQVDYTDAIQILLDSGKKFEFDVEWGIDMSSEHERYLAEEHFKAPVIVKNYPKDIKAFYMRLNDDGKTVAAMDVLAPGIGEIIGGAQREERLDILDERMIGMGIDPEHMSWYRDLRKYGTVPHAGFGLGFERLVSYVTGMGNVRDVIPFPRTPRSANF from the coding sequence ATGACTTACGCGCCTGTAACAGACGTACTTGGCGGCAAGCTAGCGGTAGACAGTGAAGTAACTGTTCGCGGCTGGATCCGTTCACGTCGTGATTCCAAAGCTGGAATCTCTTTCCTTGCCATTTATGACGGCTCTTGTTTCGACCCGATTCAGGCCGTGGTTCCTAATAATCTTAATAATTACGAAGACGAAGTATTAAAGCTAACAACTGGCTGCTCTGTTGAAGTAACTGGTAAGATTGTTGAGTCTCCTGCGAAAGGTCAAGACTTCGAACTAGCAGCAACTGACGTTAAAGTTGTAGGCTGGGTTGAAGACGCTGACACTTACCCAATGGCTAAGACACGTCACTCTATCGAATACCTTCGTGAAGTTGCTCACCTACGCCCACGTACAAACGTGATTGGCGCAGTAGCACGTGTACGTAACTGTCTATCGCAAGCGATTCACCGTTTCTACCACGAGCAAGGCTTCTTCTGGACTTCAGCTCCGCTTATCACTGCATCTGATGCAGAAGGCGCTGGCGAAATGTTCCGCGTATCTACGCTAGACATGGAAAACCTACCTCGCACTGACGAAGGCAAAGTTGACTTCAACGAAGATTTCTTCGGTAAAGAAACTTTCCTAACAGTATCTGGCCAACTTAATGCTGAAGCTTATGCTTGTGCATTAAGCAAAGTTTACACGTTCGGTCCTACGTTCCGTGCTGAAAACTCAAACACAAGCCGCCACCTAGCTGAGTTCTGGATGGTTGAGCCTGAAGTTGCGTTTGCAGACCTTGACGATGTAGCGAAACTGGCTGAAGACATGCTTAAGTACGTTTTCGCAGCTGTTCTTGAAGAGCGCCGTGACGACCTTGAGTTCTTCGCTTCTCGCATCGACAAGCAAGCAATCACTCGTCTAGAGCAATTCGTAGACGCTGATTTCGCACAAGTTGACTACACTGACGCAATCCAAATCCTGCTAGATTCTGGTAAGAAATTTGAATTCGACGTTGAGTGGGGCATCGACATGTCTTCTGAGCATGAGCGTTACCTAGCTGAAGAGCACTTCAAAGCACCTGTTATCGTTAAGAACTACCCGAAAGACATCAAAGCTTTCTACATGCGCTTAAACGACGACGGCAAAACAGTTGCAGCAATGGACGTACTTGCACCAGGCATCGGTGAAATCATCGGTGGTGCACAACGTGAAGAGCGTCTAGACATTCTAGACGAGCGCATGATTGGTATGGGTATCGACCCTGAGCACATGAGCTGGTACCGCGACCTACGTAAATACGGCACAGTGCCTCATGCAGGCTTCGGTCTTGGCTTTGAGCGTCTAGTGTCTTACGTAACAGGTATGGGCAACGTTCGTGACGTGATTCCATTCCCACGTACACCACGCTCTGCAAACTTCTAA
- a CDS encoding SulP family inorganic anion transporter — protein MLNYLKKHWLSNVKGDSLSGIVVALALIPEAIAFSIIAGVDPKVGLYASFCICVVTALVGSRPGMISGATGAMALLMVTLVKDHGLEYLLAASFLAGVIQIAAGYLKLGNLMNFVSKSVITGFVNALAILIFMAQLPELINVPSSVYVLVALGLAIIYLLPYFPKFCRTIPSPLVAIVTLTIISLLFGLDVRTIGDMGKLPDSLPVFLIPNIPFTFDTLATILPYSIALSLVGLLESLMTATIVDDLTDTESNKNNECKGQGVANIVASLFGGMAGCAMIGQSIINIKSGGLTRLSSMIAGVVLLLMVVFVSDWLKLIPMAALVSVMIMVSIGTFSWRSVVELKDHTLPTNVTMLATVAVVVFTHNLAIGVAVGVVLSALFYAHASKSMVFISDEVVTNELHTIHRVKGHVFFASSDAFVDLFDYDNATSLVTIDISDASFLDNTSVEALDKVVFKFRKKGAYVEVSGMDSVSANLIVKHAMYHKHKELTAVSITH, from the coding sequence ATGCTTAATTATTTAAAAAAACACTGGTTATCAAACGTTAAAGGAGATTCATTATCTGGGATTGTGGTTGCACTTGCATTGATCCCTGAAGCTATCGCATTTTCAATTATTGCAGGCGTTGACCCTAAAGTAGGGCTCTATGCCTCGTTCTGTATTTGTGTCGTCACTGCTTTGGTTGGCAGTCGTCCGGGAATGATTTCCGGTGCAACAGGTGCAATGGCGCTATTAATGGTCACCTTAGTTAAAGACCACGGGCTAGAATATCTACTCGCCGCTTCGTTTCTTGCTGGCGTCATTCAAATCGCGGCTGGATATCTCAAGCTCGGCAACCTAATGAACTTCGTTTCCAAATCGGTGATTACAGGATTTGTTAACGCGCTCGCCATTCTAATTTTCATGGCCCAACTTCCTGAATTGATCAATGTCCCTTCAAGTGTTTACGTGTTAGTCGCTTTGGGTTTAGCGATTATTTATCTGCTTCCTTATTTTCCAAAGTTTTGTCGCACGATACCTTCTCCACTGGTCGCTATTGTCACCCTGACAATCATTAGTTTGTTGTTCGGATTAGATGTGAGAACGATTGGCGACATGGGCAAGCTTCCGGATTCACTGCCAGTGTTCTTGATTCCTAATATTCCATTCACGTTTGATACGCTCGCAACCATCCTTCCATATTCGATTGCTCTATCTCTAGTTGGCTTGTTGGAATCCTTGATGACAGCAACCATAGTCGATGATCTGACCGATACTGAAAGTAATAAAAACAATGAATGTAAAGGGCAGGGCGTTGCGAACATCGTGGCTTCCCTTTTTGGTGGAATGGCGGGGTGTGCGATGATCGGTCAGTCGATCATTAACATCAAATCTGGCGGCTTAACCCGATTATCTAGCATGATCGCCGGGGTGGTTTTGTTATTAATGGTAGTGTTTGTTTCTGATTGGTTGAAGCTGATACCGATGGCGGCGTTAGTGTCTGTGATGATCATGGTTTCTATCGGCACATTCTCATGGCGTTCTGTTGTTGAGCTTAAAGACCATACACTGCCAACTAATGTAACCATGTTGGCAACCGTGGCGGTGGTGGTGTTTACTCATAACTTAGCGATAGGTGTGGCGGTTGGCGTGGTGCTGTCGGCTCTGTTTTATGCACATGCCAGCAAATCTATGGTGTTTATATCCGATGAAGTAGTGACTAACGAACTGCACACCATTCACCGAGTAAAAGGCCATGTCTTCTTTGCTTCGTCAGATGCGTTTGTTGACCTATTTGATTATGACAACGCGACCTCTTTAGTGACGATCGATATATCGGATGCGTCATTCTTAGATAATACCTCTGTTGAGGCGCTTGATAAGGTGGTGTTCAAGTTCCGTAAAAAGGGCGCTTACGTTGAAGTTTCAGGAATGGATAGCGTGAGTGCGAATCTGATAGTCAAACACGCGATGTACCATAAGCATAAAGAGTTAACGGCGGTTTCAATTACGCACTAG